The Hemicordylus capensis ecotype Gifberg chromosome 5, rHemCap1.1.pri, whole genome shotgun sequence nucleotide sequence ttttaaggctcttATGAAATAGTTACACTTTCAGAATGAAGAGTGAACTGTTCTTTAAAGCTGCGATTTCAAAATTGTATGGCTACCATACCATAATCCACTCTGCTGCAAATCTTTTAATGTCAAGATTCAAAGGCAGCAATATTGGAAGTATCACTACTGCATGTAACTAGTTTACTAAACAATAAATACTCTTGGGACTTGACAATGGAGAAGTACTTTCAAATgctgcagattgcagaacaggtATTTGGTCCAGCCATGCAAATTGGTATTCGCCAAACATATAAAGTTTGTTTAGATACTGCAATTCACAACAGAATTAACTAGGCATTACAGTTCACAACAGCAGTAACTGAGGATAACACAAATTTCACAACATGATTACTGCTGAGCTTGGCTTGCTCTACTTAAGGATAGTAGGGAAAGGAAAGAATCTACTGTAAATAAGGCAGGCCATTAAAAGGATGGCAGGGGAGAACTGAGATATTTATCACAAGAAGGAAAACATAACaactggagggaaagaaaggggatgtctctttttctgtgtgtgtacatgtgcaacTGTAAGCATACTAGAAGTAAATTCCATTAAACCAAATTGGACTGACTCTCTAGTAACTTTGTgttaaatggggtggggggggagagaaaataagCAAGTTAAAATGCcacaaaataaaatggaaattgAATACAGAAGAAatggagggaagagaaaggaagaagagggTGAATCTCTGCATGCAAGTCTCTCTTTCATACACACATTGTTGAACTTGGAGAGTACTCCTCACTCTGGCACCACAtaacctgctgctgcttcagagtAGGACTGCACAGTCAGCAAGTTATTCAGTAACTTTCTTTTCCTGAGCTGTTGGCTGTTGCTACCACAATTAAGTAGAGCAAGCCAAGCTCAGTTTCTTTACTGCATGGGCCAGAGACAGTCTTTCCAATGCAAAATGCAGCAATGTACCTGCACATGCATATTGCCTATGTGCCTCTGCTCTTCCACTTCTAAGACCACAAAACACTGGTGAAGCATTGCGGCTGCTAAGGTTAATGCACAGCACACTCTGCCACTTGCAGCTCTAGCTCCTTCTCTGCTCAGCTCCTTTCTAGCTGTTGGATCTTTGGGGTATTCTGGAGATTGGATTGTTTCAGGGGTAAACGTCTTGAGCGTTTCTTAAAAGAAATAAGTATTCCATTTATAATCCTGGCCACTCGCCACAGCCTGAGAAGGATAAGAAATCCAAGGCCTCCAAAGTCACGTTCTTCAACCAGGACAGTGATGTCGAGGGCAAAAGAAATGATGACCACTATGACATCCAGGACTTCGAATGTATGGTGGAAGAATTCCAGGCGATAGGCAAAGAGTTTAAAGGCAACTTCCATCAGGAAGAGGGTTACAATTAAAAAACTCAGGTAGTGTAAGACCTTTGGTGCAATATCATCTTTGTCTGGATGGATGACCTTAAAATCCATAAGCATTAGCCCAATTGTAAACAAGGCATCCAAGATAACAAAACAGACAACTACAATCTGAAATGTGTTTGAATGGAACAGCTTTCTCATCATCTCCCGGAAAGTTAGTGGCCCAGGTACAGTATCTACTTTAATGATGACCTCCGGTGTCCTCcttccatcttcttctttccactcCCATGTACTTAACTGGTCAAGATCATCACCCACAACTGAGAAATGCCTCAAGTATGCCGACATGGCTGTGGCTCAAACATATACCGCTCTGCAGAAAGGAatttttttgtttctctctctctcgtgttcACGTAAGGTCTTTGCTGCTTCACTtcttagcagcagcagcggcaaatCCTGGAACTCCTGAGCAacttagcagcagctctcctagaCTCCTGGGAGCAGATCAAGCTTGCTTAGAACTGCAGCCTGGATGCTCAGCTGGGGCTACCGGCTTCTGCTGCCATTTCTGGTGGGACAGGTACATCTGGTCCAGGGCAGGGCTGGTGGATGGCCCTCCTCAGGCCCAGTGCCCTTACAGCTGATCGAAGATTATGCTTTGTGATACTGTGCCTGCTAAATATGCTTTGGCCAGAATGAAGTTTCAATTTTAGAGACTAATTTAGAAAATATATGACTCCAACCATACTTGATTTTCACACAATTTGCTTATGTCCTGGTTATACCAAAATGAATGTAACAGAATTACATGTGGAGCACATAAGTGTGTGTATATTTGACTAATTAATACTTGTGACTAATGGTTCAGTGCAGCAGGCAATAAATACTATCTATTTCCCAGCCAAAGTACTAACAACTGAGGGTGTACACAAGATTAgtctgatttttttaaacaagcaATTTGAAGATTGTGGGCAAAATCCATCCTCTTAAAGCTGCTAGTGAGTTTTATAAGCTTTTTATAAGAAGAAgcttctcctttctttttctagTGAATGCCTCATCTGTGATGCTCCAATATGATACACATCAGCATTTAAACACACACTTCATTGCACTTCAACAGGCTAAAAAGCCCACTGATGAGATCTGCTCAGCTCTTTTACTTTCTGTGCCATTCCAGGGTTTCCAAGTGACTAAAAAAGAAACAGGCTGGCCTGTTCTTTTGCCTTCAATAGCAGCAtgatctgcagaaatcagcaggtgaagccTTCCACAGGATGGAGATAAGCATAATCGGCTATTAATGTCAAAACATGTAGTTGTAGTTAAAGGCCAATACAGAAGTTGGCAATGTAGCCATTTCATCATCATAATCTGCCTAGATGCATTGTCTTTTTACCTCTGCCAAATTCCTACACACTCCATGCCATTTCATCCCCTTCCCCCTATAACTGAACTTGTAGCAGTCAGGGGTATTTGAACTCTATTTCACTCTTTCTTTTCAGTGTTACCATATGTGAAGACTTCATCGGTGTCAGTTGGACCTGTACAgcaatgttgttgttttgttatgttGAGATCCACTGAGGCAGATACAATGTTACCAGTGAAGGGTCTGGTTGGTTCTACGTCTGTTTACAGGCCACAGCTTtgacaaagcggggggggggggttggcagatAACTGTCCAATAAGAATATGATCCTACAGAAGAAGGTTCTAACCAATCAAATTAAAGCCGCAAGAGCTCTACAGGTGAAGGCGTTGGCCAATCAATTTAAAGGTGGCAGCTGGAATAGGATTGGCTGGACATACCTGAACATTCCAGGGAGTGGAGTGTAAATAGTGGACCCGAAGCAgcttgcagggagagagggaaagctcTGGAGGAAGAAGAGCTGAAGAGAGATGAAGTAGAAGGAAGCTCTTTTCAAAAGAGCAGATACTGAAGAGCTGTTCACTATAAAGTGGCAGGGGGGGGAGGTAACTTGGCACTACCTGAGATACCTTCAGAAAAGCTGAGTGTCTGCCTGGGCACCTTGCTGTTATACCTTAGCTGTTATACCTTCAGGAAGCCAAGCAGCTGACTAACAAAGATACCTCATCTTTAGGGAGCCTAGCAGTCAAGTGGTTCCACAAAGTGGAAGACCAGATTGAGAATTTTATGCCTGAGACAGCAGAGAAGGCAAAAACCAAGGACACCATTAGGGAATGCTATCCCAAGGCTATCTGCCTCAACAGTTACTAGAGGCCAGAGGAGGAACAAAGGTATTTGATATTGATACATATGCAATGAATGTGGCTCACTGAATGTCACTGGAGTGGACAAGGGGAATCTGGACCAAAGTGCTGGCAGGGATTAGGACAAAGTCCTGCTTACTTAGACATTACATTCAATAAATGAAGGCATATGCATTGACTTTTACATAATACAACATATCCTTTGCCATAATCTGTACCTAATTCAGATACAATTACATAAATAAGAGCGctaatttatataaatataacctTGTTACTTCTGCATTCAGTTAGAACAGAAGTATCACTATTTGATCTGTTTTCCTCTACTCAGTCATGCAACCAACTTCACCTTAATACTCACAAAATTGTACTACTGAATCCCTCTAGCTACTgcaaatatctgaatattttgagATATTGGCACATTTATACACAACTTCCCAGGGGAAAGTAGATTATACAAATGTATAAATCTCACTTTCCTATTTCCATATTATCTCAGAGGCTTTTGCCTATGACTAAGGTCTgcaatagggatgtacacaaatcattttttaaaattcgatttgtacccaaatcgaatcatccctgatttgttttgggtccaaatctgcccccccccgaatcaccccagattctatttggatccaaatcaatccAAAGCTGAATCGTTTCAGGACAAAAAAGGGGTTCCAGGagcaaaagagtgaggtgggtggtagtgcccaatgggtggaaactagcACCCAAatctcaaagaaattgggcaaagggggtgatttttttaaaaaaatgtttgaaatttaagctttttcccatagtgaataatagggatttcaccagccccataactccacattgagtgccaaccaccccaaaaaCTACAAGCCCATGAGGTATTGGTTTTTGTTGTGAAAAACCACTATTTTGttgatagtggattctctggtcattcatcattttgcaccaaagatgattaATGAACAAAGATGTCAACATATCATCTTCGGTGCAAAATGACGAATGAActaagaatccactatcattgttcattcatcatcttttaaaaaaaaatcacccctttgcccaacttctttgaaatttgggtggtaacttccaactggcaacaaaatggaggtttttggaaaaaatcttcaaagtttttggggtctgaatctggctgatttgttttgtacccaaatctgggcaattgagcacaggggtgatttgttctgtctacaaattgcctgaatcagcAATATTCGGGTACAactcattttgtacccgaattgattcgcacacccctagtccGCAAGCTTGTGAAGCCTGTGAACAGTTTTGAAATTCTGTTAAGGAGATGCAGGCACCACCACAAAATACCTGCCAAACTGGAAGGGCCAGTCACAATATGTATGCAATGTATACATATATTTGCCTTTCAGATCCATGAAGGCAATACTTCTTTCCCCCGCTCTGTTGAAAAAAGCAATGTGTTGTCTTTTTCTGAATCTCATTTGTTTACCAATTAATATGCAATTAATTGCACCTCTCTTCATTTATAGGCATCAAAGTAGCTCAATCTGCTGCTGCTatctcaagtagggatgtgcatgaatcattttggtgcctctaaTTCAAGGCGCTGAAATAATTCGAGTTTCCCCTAGCTGAAATATTTCAGTGGGGGGTAAGCAGGTGCTttaaacagagggaggcaggttTTACCCATCCCTCCAGTGCTCTCCACCACCAAAGTGCTGtcacttccaaatggccataCCATTTACCGTCTCTGCAGATAAGCCACGCTGCACGGGGGGCTTCATGCATAAGAACAgcaagttccctgttcccagcttCACACGGATGTTGTCATCATGAAAATGGCGTCCACGCACATGCAGATGCTCAGCAGTAGTGGCCGCCAGTGGATGCCATTTATGTGACAACGATGCCTGCGGGatgttgggaacagggaactttctGTTCCCTTGCAGGAAGCCCTCAGCATGGCTTATCTGCAGAGATGGTGTGGCCGTTTGGAAGCAACAGCGTGACAATGGGGTGGCGGAGGAGTACCAGAGTGGGGTGGTCGAGGAGTGCCATTTAAAGTGCCCACTCGCTGTCATcatggatgtgcacaaagcgcTTTGTGCACATACATGCCTAGTccccagattattattattgttgtggcTGCTGGTCTGGGTCATGCCTGATTGGCTTGGGATGGAAGTAGTCAAGGGGATGGGTGGACAGGACAGAGGAGTCAGCTAGCCAATGAATTGCCATAGCCACTGTTACACAGATCGCCTCACCACTTATTTCCTTTTCTGCTGCTCTTCTATTTAATATTTCATGCGTGCCATGGAGCTCTGTTCTGCTGTTCATCCCCTGAAGAAGAGGGGACTCAGAGGAGGCAAGAGACAAGTGAGACTAAATaaacaggattattattattattatttaacatattttatactgccccaaacctacgtctctgggtggtttacaacaagataaaaacattaaaacattagttaaaaacaaaaacaagaaatttaaaacaattttaaaaattttttaaaccaTATGCAAGATGTTTGGACAATAGTAAACACCTCTATGGGCACCAAGTCAGCTGTGAGCACTGGACTGAGCCTAGGATATAACCTGATTCATTCAAATCACTATCAGGTTGTGTGCCACAGTCACTGCCATGAAGGAAAAGGTTGGGAAGTTCTCAAGCGTAGATAATAAAGACTACTGGCTCGTGGTGAAACATTTCTCTGCCAGATTCATACAATACAAATCTCACAGCTGACAGTACAATTCAGAAAAGGCACAGGACCACTGAGAATTAAATAATAGCACCCTCAGTCCTTTTTGAACAGATCTATTTGTGATGAATGGGAAAAGAGAATAATTCCTAAGCTAAACTTATTTGTAGGAACATTCAATGAATGCTATTGaggctattttgttttcaaatGCCTGTATTGCTGACTACTGAGTCTGTTTTCTTGCTCCAGCCAAGAAAACCAACTGATGCCAAACACTGTAAGCCTCCATAGAAAATGTTAATGCAGTGGTGCAGAAAATAAAAAATTGACAACTTGGAAAACAATTGTCCAGAAACTTTACAAAACGTTATTTCTGTTCCCATCGATTTTAAGGAGACCGTCTAAAGTAGCTGAATTGTCTTTTACTGAAAACACTCTCAAAgtgctactgagtcagaccattggtccatctagctcagtactgcccacTCCAATAGCAGCAGTTCTCTGGCGcaccaggcaggaatttctcagccctacctggagataaaGAAGTTGATCTATCCATAGCACTGAAGGAAACCAGAGAAGCTGTAAAATCCGCTCTAATTGCCATTGCCATGGACTTGTGGGCCCTGTGCAGTGCAGCCTCTGCCTTTTTGTCTGCCAGGTCTTTGAGTGTAGAATCCCCATCCCTGGAGACCACCACTCCACGGAGGAGTGCCCCCAAAGGGGCGTCTGTGAGGAGTGCTTTAAGCAAATCTACAGTCTCGTCCTCAAAATTATAAAGCCTATTAGCCAGTGCAGAGGCCCATTTGGATGTGGATATAGAGGTCTACTCCTCCTTAACTGTGTTAGTGAAACCCTCCAGCATCACTGATTTAGTCTGTGGAGCCTTAAGTTTAGGCAGCACCAATGATCCCTCAGATATTGTGGAACACTGATCTGCCAGAAGCGGTTTTATACCCAGCACAGCTATTAGAAGCTGGAAGTCCTCCAACAAAGAGAGCCCCTGGTTATGCATATTAGATACAGGGTCATCTGGTAGTTCGCCTTCCTCAGAAGAGGATGAGTCAGAGTCCAGTTCACCCTGTATGGAACAGTCCCTGCCCTCACAAGGGTTAAACAGGTCTTAGGATTCTTCTCCCAAATCCTCAGAGGATCTGACTGCTCTGCTCTTGTGGTGGGCATGCAGGACCCCTGTCTTCTTGCGCTTCTTGTGAAGtgggtgccctgcttgtgaatCTGAGTAAGAGGAGGTGTACCCAGTCCTCTTGTGAACCTGAGAATTTTTCTGtgccttcagggcagcagcaaagGATTGTTGCACAGCCTCTTGTATCCAGCCCTTCCAGACCGGAGGatcaggtgcacacacacacccccggccacCTATGACCAGATCACCCTGGGGGGGGGTGTTATAAGGATTTAGGGGTTTCAGCGGTACATCAGAGTCCTTGTCCCACCGCCCCCCGGGCAAGGTCGGATCTCACTGCCTTTTGCTGAGGTATACTCTTGCCTTGTAGATGCTGCTCCTGTTTTGCCTCTGCGTGGTCCCCCATGGCCAGAGCGCTGGGGTTATATATCCCTGTGTTCTGTGGCTCCTCGCCCTCCGAGTTCGTCTGTTGGTGTTGGGCCCAGCCAGCTTGCTGCCTCAGGAGTAACAGGCCACACGCTGGGGATGATTCCACTGTAGCGTGTTGAGAAGCTGGGGAAAGGAGGGGTGGAGGAGGGTAGTATGCCTCCTCAAGTGCCCTCCCGGCAGCCCTGATTGGCAATTTTGTGGCCTCCATCAGAGAGGTTGGCAATCGCCCCTGCTCAAGGAGCCGGTGCCTCCTTTGCCCTGGCATCGGGGAGGTCCGGTGGTGGTCCTTGTGCTCAGGATCCCCGCACTCCACTCTGGGCCTAATTTTGGGGGTTGAGTTGAGTCGCTGTGGCCCACTGGCACCAGCaaggctccctccctctcctgccatcGGCGGTGAATGTTTTTGGCTCTCCTGTGGTTTCGGCGGGAAGAGCTGTTGGCGGACATGCCCCTCCCTGAAGGCCAGGACGCCTAGGTTCTTCTGCTCTGACACTGGCCAAGAGGGCAAGCAACAGAGAAGAACAGGAGTGGGGAAGGGCCCCATAGGCAAATAAGCAGCAATAGATTGAAAGCAGCGAAGAAAAAAGataagtgttttttgtttttaaaggtggcGAGAAACAGGAGCCAAGAACAGAGTGAAGGATAAGGACAAAAGCGAGAGGTCAAAGTGTGGGAAGGAAACTAGAATAAGGAATCAGCAAGGAGATAAAATGAGCAAGCAGAACAAGCTGTAGTAAGTGTGACTCTctggagcagaggcaggaagTAAAACTGAGAAGATCCGCCCACAAGGGTTGTTATAGGATCTTCAATTAATTCTacttcctgcctcctggagcacATGGAGGGACATAATCCCACATTGGATGATCTCCTACACCAGctgagaaggccccattctgaatgcatatgtgtacacactgccttgatcctccCACCtaaaacaaaattcattccacacacagatgaaaaaaaaaattagagcgaacactgATCCAGAGTTAAGACTAGTTTACTATTTCTTGGATTTTTATCCATTCCTTCTTCAAagaaactcaaggcagcatacagggCTTGCTTCCTCTCCTATTTTTTCCATAAAGCAACCCCATGAGACAGACCAAGTTAAGAGAAATTGAcaagcccaaagtcacccagtgagcttcacagctgagtgggggtttgaactcaggtctccctacaGAAGTCCAATACttttaatcactacaccacactggtttaaATAAGAACTTTCATTGTTGCTTATGTATGTAGAAAGTACTCATCCATAATAAACAGAATAATGACCTTAACACATGACTTCTCTACAAGAAACCAGTACTGCAATTCACTGAGCACTATTTCTGTAGATGAGGGATAAAGACCATACCATTCAATTCCATCTTCCACTTTTGGAAGCCTTCTCACTAGGAAAGATAAAAGATGTTGTTTGCCCCTTCTACCATTTCCCCTTACTTTCAGGTCTAATTTATCTTATaatttaataggggtgtgcagaactggttctattcaaaTCCCTAAaaaggggtggcggggggaagcaccctccccagtccttaaagctaccccacccaccccctttgaactggcaacctccggTTCCATACACATACCTAGTTGGCCGTGCCACAACAGCAATGTGATGGCAGTGCAGTTTCTAAACCGATCAGATCAGTTTTGGAATTTGTggtcatgcacagccctagatgTCAACCTGATGCCTCCCTTTAATATGGAAGAATTTTAAGTGCTTCTAAGCTTTCTAATTTAAGCATTCCAGAGGTTCAGACTGTATTGGATAATGTCCCACTTAAGTCTTAATAGCTTAAAGGAAACTATTCCTATTTAACTCAAATTTAAAACTTTTCACTGAGTACTGGAATAGCAAAATTAGCTGATGCAGCATCCAAATCAACAGAAAGCTAGACATTAAAGGAAACTTGTAATGATTTGCCAAGAAAATTTACATACACTAATGACTGTGTGAAATTCTATTAGTGTGTGAACAGAAACAGGCTTTAATTCATTAAGATCCATCTGGGCCTATTTAATTGTATACAATATTCAAAACACTAGAAACAAGGAAACTAGATACAATATTGATACATTTTCCCTTTTTAAAGGACACCCTTGTTGTATTCCATCCAGTAAtattttgtatttagttgtttggatgtttatcccaatggggatcctgcagagagcGTAGGAGAGAGGGGAAGAAGGATAATACGGAGTTGTTaatgaataaacctttagttaaatctacataagatttatttgtgtctatgagggaagcagctataaaaaaattggtgatgagattttgaactagCTAAGTGTGTGAACctacaaagcttgtgaatgttcctgcagcctcatttcattgcattactgggtctacattcctgaactgctttctacaaTCACTGCTGCTGATTATTACTCCAGTTTCCTAACCTGTACAATCCCTGAAAGTACTTTTCCCATATCAGTCCTGGACTCAGTTGTTCACtacagcatggctcagatcccactaacaccttttttcttgtccaccccaggagaacctgctcttccctggaaacaatggaggttctatttctgcaattatctcACTATACAGACCTCTGATTTTACCCAGCTAAGCAGAAGCCCATATTGCTCcattgcctgggccctgaagatcagaaaatatataatcatttgccctttcctgccaacttggaaggggatgccaattcttatgaagctgctcttcaagccttagatgatcatttcaatcctactttgaatgtgactgctgaatgttacaagttctatcctagatcccaactgcctggtggaTCTATTGATCAGTATGTTACAGCATTGCATGTCTtcagtgtaacctgtgagtttgccagttttattgatgaaatgatcagggatcagattgttatgaaaactaactgctccaaactgtgtaaAAAAACCCTGCTATTGTAATGGAAACCTACCTTGGAAAAAGTTATAGAGTtggctaggagggtgggaaatgctcttcaTTGTGCCAAATCACtatctttggtaccccaaaaccaacttgcttaaatccaggctgttcagtctaaaccCTTCCAAGCCCAATCTTTTCATATGGCATTGCCTCAGGAAGTGACAGCataagaaaggaggagctaccaatgctaccaatgtggagactctgcccacaaagccaattttgcacTTGAGAAAGGTGAAAAAAAGGGGACACAGGTCTGTTGTCCACctcattactgattcaccatatgaggAGGATTAGGCAGATGATCCGCTTCCTCACagcgttttaagtgtgacagaattaGAGGCTGCCTCTCCACACtgtcaagtaaaacttaatggccatgaagtgatTCTAGTTCTCCGTACACCATCATTTCCCATCTAGTTTACAAGAAATTCCTTACTATATCAGATCTGCACTTCCAGCCTTTCTGTACTcccagccttcagacatccatccACTcatggaggatatggaggttccccaatgccataaatggatacttcactgctgtcctggaatacaaaggactgcagaagggaaagtctatatgtcacaaaaaggagcttcaatattgggctggaaacatcagaacgCTCTATAAATCTTTCCGTACTATTTGTGTGTTAGACACAAATATAGTACGGAAAGATTTGTAGTGcgttctgatgtttccagcccaatattgaagCTCCTTTTTGTGACATATAGACTCTTAGACACAAATATTATGGAACTGTATTACAGATGATTatgcatccatatgctgatgattgctgatttctcagatatTTTTGCTGACATTCCTGGTattgccatacatttcaaacataaaattcagatgaaggcataTGTAATACTTGCACAACACAAAATGAGGAATGTACCCATtgcattgtgccaaccacttgagaggagctcttaagactacagcatgctgacatcatagagcctgttgattcatcagaatgcatgtttcccattgttcttgtgcggAAATCAAATTGTACACATCGAATGTGTGTAGATGTAAGAGATGTGAATTCCAACATGGTAGTTAATTGTCATCCATCCATTATCCAATattaatgaaatgctgcttactctggaaGAGGCCTCCATGTttacaactttggacttgtcttcagcctatcatcaaattcctctgctcaaatgttctcacaaatacacaacCTTCATTACCTCAAAGAGTATTTTtccaatacaaaagactgccatTTGGAATAGtctctgcagcttcagtatttcaacaaatgatgcatgcaatttttggaaaTACATATGGCGTCACTTTCAGGATGCCTTTTTAgtatatggcaaaaccattgaagaACATAATGCTAACCTGACAGAAGTCTTACGAAAACTTCAGcaacacagacttactatctctgcagagaaatgtcagttttgcacacactcggtaatgtacttgggacacacactttttcagagtggcatacatccccAAATAGACTTGGTGAAAGttattcaggaagcaccagagccaca carries:
- the LOC128325681 gene encoding voltage-gated hydrogen channel 1-like produces the protein MSAYLRHFSVVGDDLDQLSTWEWKEEDGRRTPEVIIKVDTVPGPLTFREMMRKLFHSNTFQIVVVCFVILDALFTIGLMLMDFKVIHPDKDDIAPKVLHYLSFLIVTLFLMEVAFKLFAYRLEFFHHTFEVLDVIVVIISFALDITVLVEERDFGGLGFLILLRLWRVARIINGILISFKKRSRRLPLKQSNLQNTPKIQQLERS